A section of the Papio anubis isolate 15944 chromosome 2, Panubis1.0, whole genome shotgun sequence genome encodes:
- the WNT5A gene encoding protein Wnt-5a isoform X1, which produces MKKSIGILSPGVALGMAGSAVSSKFFLMALAIFFSFAQVVIEANSWWSLGMNNPVQMSEVYIIGAQPLCSQLEGLSQGQKKLCHLYQDHMQYIGEGAKTGIKECQYQFRHRRWNCSTVDNTSVFGRVMQIGSRETAFTYAVSAAGVVNAMSRACREGELSTCGCSRAARPKDLPRDWLWGGCGDNIDYGYRFAKEFVDARERERIHAKGSYESARILMNLHNNEAGRRTVYNLADVACKCHGVSGSCSLKTCWLQLADFRKVGDALKEKYDSAAAMRLNSRGKLVQVNSRFNAPTTQDLVYIDPSPDYCVRNESTGSLGTQGRLCNKTSEGMDGCELMCCGRGYDQFKTVQTERCHCKFHWCCYVKCKKCTEIVDQFVCK; this is translated from the exons ATGAAG aAGTCCATTGGAATATTAAGCCCAGGAGTTGCTTTGGGGATGGCTGGAAGTGCAGTGTCTTCCAAGTTCTTCCTAATGGCTTTGGCCATATTTTTCTCCTTCGCCCAGGTTGTAATAGAAGCCAATTCTTGGTG GTCGCTAGGTATGAATAACCCTGTTCAGATGTCAGAAGTATATATCATAGGAGCACAGCCTCTCTGCAGCCAACTGGAAGGACTTTCTCAAGGACAGAAGAAACTGTGCCACTTGTATCAGGACCACATGCAGTACATCGGAGAAGGCGCGAAGACAGGCATCAAAGAATGCCAGTATCAATTCCGACATCGAAGGTGGAACTGCAGCACTGTGGATAACACCTCTGTTTTTGGCAGGGTGATGCAGATAG GCAGCCGCGAAACGGCCTTCACCTACGCGGTGAGCGCAGCGGGGGTGGTGAACGCCATGAGCCGGGCGTGCCGCGAGGGCGAGCTGTCCACCTGCGGCTGCAGCCGCGCGGCGCGCCCCAAGGACCTGCCGCGGGACTGGCTCTGGGGCGGCTGCGGCGACAACATCGACTATGGCTACCGCTTTGCCAAGGAGTTCGTGGACGCCCGCGAGCGGGAGCGCATCCACGCCAAAGGCTCCTACGAGAGCGCTCGCATCCTCATGAACCTGCATAACAACGAGGCGGGCCGCAGG ACGGTGTACAACCTGGCTGATGTGGCCTGCAAGTGCCATGGGGTGTCTGGCTCATGTAGCCTGAAGACATGCTGGCTGCAGCTGGCGGACTTCCGCAAGGTGGGTGATGCCCTGAAGGAGAAGTACGACAGTGCGGCGGCCATGCGGCTCAACAGCCGGGGCAAGTTGGTGCAGGTCAACAGCCGCTTCAACGCGCCCACTACACAAGACCTGGTCTACATCGACCCCAGCCCTGACTACTGCGTGCGCAACGAGAGCACCGGCTCGCTGGGCACGCAGGGCCGCCTGTGCAACAAGACGTCAGAGGGCATGGATGGCTGCGAGCTCATGTGCTGCGGCCGCGGCTACGACCAGTTCAAGACCGTGCAGACGGAGCGCTGCCACTGCAAGTTCCACTGGTGCTGCTACGTCAAGTGCAAGAAGTGCACGGAGATCGTGGACCAGTTTGTGTGCAAGTAG
- the WNT5A gene encoding protein Wnt-5a isoform X2, producing MAGSAVSSKFFLMALAIFFSFAQVVIEANSWWSLGMNNPVQMSEVYIIGAQPLCSQLEGLSQGQKKLCHLYQDHMQYIGEGAKTGIKECQYQFRHRRWNCSTVDNTSVFGRVMQIGSRETAFTYAVSAAGVVNAMSRACREGELSTCGCSRAARPKDLPRDWLWGGCGDNIDYGYRFAKEFVDARERERIHAKGSYESARILMNLHNNEAGRRTVYNLADVACKCHGVSGSCSLKTCWLQLADFRKVGDALKEKYDSAAAMRLNSRGKLVQVNSRFNAPTTQDLVYIDPSPDYCVRNESTGSLGTQGRLCNKTSEGMDGCELMCCGRGYDQFKTVQTERCHCKFHWCCYVKCKKCTEIVDQFVCK from the exons ATGGCTGGAAGTGCAGTGTCTTCCAAGTTCTTCCTAATGGCTTTGGCCATATTTTTCTCCTTCGCCCAGGTTGTAATAGAAGCCAATTCTTGGTG GTCGCTAGGTATGAATAACCCTGTTCAGATGTCAGAAGTATATATCATAGGAGCACAGCCTCTCTGCAGCCAACTGGAAGGACTTTCTCAAGGACAGAAGAAACTGTGCCACTTGTATCAGGACCACATGCAGTACATCGGAGAAGGCGCGAAGACAGGCATCAAAGAATGCCAGTATCAATTCCGACATCGAAGGTGGAACTGCAGCACTGTGGATAACACCTCTGTTTTTGGCAGGGTGATGCAGATAG GCAGCCGCGAAACGGCCTTCACCTACGCGGTGAGCGCAGCGGGGGTGGTGAACGCCATGAGCCGGGCGTGCCGCGAGGGCGAGCTGTCCACCTGCGGCTGCAGCCGCGCGGCGCGCCCCAAGGACCTGCCGCGGGACTGGCTCTGGGGCGGCTGCGGCGACAACATCGACTATGGCTACCGCTTTGCCAAGGAGTTCGTGGACGCCCGCGAGCGGGAGCGCATCCACGCCAAAGGCTCCTACGAGAGCGCTCGCATCCTCATGAACCTGCATAACAACGAGGCGGGCCGCAGG ACGGTGTACAACCTGGCTGATGTGGCCTGCAAGTGCCATGGGGTGTCTGGCTCATGTAGCCTGAAGACATGCTGGCTGCAGCTGGCGGACTTCCGCAAGGTGGGTGATGCCCTGAAGGAGAAGTACGACAGTGCGGCGGCCATGCGGCTCAACAGCCGGGGCAAGTTGGTGCAGGTCAACAGCCGCTTCAACGCGCCCACTACACAAGACCTGGTCTACATCGACCCCAGCCCTGACTACTGCGTGCGCAACGAGAGCACCGGCTCGCTGGGCACGCAGGGCCGCCTGTGCAACAAGACGTCAGAGGGCATGGATGGCTGCGAGCTCATGTGCTGCGGCCGCGGCTACGACCAGTTCAAGACCGTGCAGACGGAGCGCTGCCACTGCAAGTTCCACTGGTGCTGCTACGTCAAGTGCAAGAAGTGCACGGAGATCGTGGACCAGTTTGTGTGCAAGTAG